The Mercenaria mercenaria strain notata chromosome 1, MADL_Memer_1, whole genome shotgun sequence nucleotide sequence gcatcagcagaccaatgtCACACCAATTGCTTTGCCATAGATATTCATGTTGTATACTTCATTTTCATTCAGGGCAGATTCAAGTGATGGAGTAAAGCCATTGGTAGGATGTGCAGGATATACAGATCAgacacacaaagacaaaacaaacttGTGACAAAAAATTATGCCTAATGaactttttcttaaattttatttgttatgaGCGCTATCTTAAACAATGGAGTGAAAAAAACCTCAGAAATGAATACTGCTAACATTACTATTCACTGTAAATCttaattaatttaaatgaaagGCAGAAGACATATCGGGGACACGTATGCAATTACCTATTATTCGAAAGTTAACGAAAGGGTTCACTGATATGTTTTGCTGCCACTAGATTAtggaaaaaagaaaatagaataacGCAATATGATACAGTAAAATGATACAATAATGCAAATATGAACAAAAAGCAGACATACTGTTCTAAAAGTTTCgctgaaaaataaattatcataaaaaaatTTGCTAAAGGGGCACAATTTGTTAAACTTTTTCTTCAATTGATAGTGTTTTGTCTGAATGCATCAATTCCAGATTGCATGGAAAATCGCTGCTGCTTTATTTAAtacagtatttaatataaaattacgCATATGTTTTCTGTCGACTAAGAATGAACAAAGAACATGTCTGCCATCGGTGGCACTTTCATAGTTTTATTTCATCTAttgtctttgattttttaaacaaatattgccGTTGGTTATAAAATAACTGTGTTAACGTTTCCAGATTTATATGACTTTCGATTCGCAGGAGcacagttaaatatattttaagtttactGCAATAGGTGAGCTTTCTCAGCCTTGACAATTGTACACAAATAACGGCAGGGCATCaagtatattttgcaaagttATAATTATTGTAAGAGGCACCCGATTATTTGGACTGAGTTAAAGAATTATCTATGGTAAggtatgaaatatgataatatattAGCATACATATCCGTGATTAAATGAATATATAGTGCTGCATATGATACATGTAGACAACTGCTTACACAGGTATGTAAGTGCTCACCAATATTAGATTAGTCACTACTGTTAAATgttaaagtaattaataaataacCAGCTTCATGTTTTAACTTTAATCAGTAGATCAGGAACAACAAAAGAATGACGTTGACGACGTCGCATGGTAATGACGTcgcatatatctaaaaatagaacaatatcACATATctgcaaagtttaaaaaaaaataaagttccaatatgtatcattgaaaaaataaaatttctgaatttcttttagtaaaacaaatgttaaattatTTCTTCTTGGATGTTAAAATGTAATCTTTAAATTTCCATGATGGAAACCGTCTTGTACGTTTTGATTTCCTTGTATTACGTGGTTGCTGTGTGTTTGTTTCATCATTTTCATGTCCAGACAACTGGTTATCGCTATCAGTACTCTAACATCCCTACTACTCTCTCGTGTTTGATGGTTTTGCGTGTTGACAGTTATTTGTTGGTTTCGGACAGGTGCTCGTAGCAATCTCTCCCTCCAGTCATCATTTCTTAATTCGTGGAACAACTTGTACTTTGAAGCATCTCTCACACGAATCCGTCCATCTGATTGTCGTCGTACCGTTATGTTTGATCCATTTATGTCAGTTACAACATTTGGTTCTTTCTCATATGCCGGTGACCATTTGTTTATCATCTGATTTCTCACCAACACTTTATCTCCAATTTTAAACTGGTGCTTCTTGACCATCTTGACCATTGGGTGTCTTTCTTTGTTGTTTCTCCCATTTCTTTTTGTACTCTCTGtcttttgttgttatttcttTCTCCATTGTTTCTATATTTGGTTTGATGCTTGGAAAATGATCAAGCAGTGTTCTGACGCTTCTTTTCATCATGGCTTCATATGGAGAATAGCCTGTTGCTGGATGAGGTGTAGATCTATAACCCATAAGCATTTGTTGTATTGCAGAATAGCTGGATCTTTTTTCAATGTGAGCTATTTTCTCTGTTTTGTTCAGTACTTTCATGAAACGTTCAGCTTCTCCGTTTGCACGTGGATGCTCAGGTGTTACTCTATGGTGGTAAAACCCCATTTCTTGGGAGAATTCTTTGAATTCCACAGAATTGAACGGCGGTCCGTTATCTGACTCTAACCTCGCTGGAACTCCGTACGTCGCGAATATTCCACGTAATTTCTCACATGTTACTCGGCCTGATGTGGATCTAGTTTGCTCAACCACCAGATATCTCGTTCTTTTATCAATAATCACTAAATTATAGTGACCATCTGGATATGGTCCACCGAAATCCATGGATACTGTATGCCACTCTGTCTCTGGTATCTCTGATGGTTTGATAGGTTCTTGTTTCTGCTCAACAGTGGAAATCTGACAGTGATAACATCTGGAGATTGCATCCTCAACCAGACCGTTTAAACACGGAAACCAATATTTAGTTCTCAACATCTGCTTTGTCTCAGTTATGCCGAAATGACCCATACTATGAGCTGCTTTGACAACCACATTCTGTAGTTTCTCAGGTACAACTATCTGTCTGTTGCGTAGTATCATTCCTTGGGAGCGATAAAGGTCATGTCTTACCAAATAGTATGGTTTTATTTCTGGTCGCTTCTTGTGCATTTTCCAGTCATTTCGTCTCATGCGGTCTAACACATCTTGAAGAATGTCGTCTTTTGATGTAGCAGACTTTACTCGTTCAAGCATCGGCCCATGTTCATTGTCAACTATCATCTTGATCGTATGATCTGTATCATCGGGTTCTGTTTCACTGAGTGGATGTTGCGATAAATAGCCAATTGGATCTGCTTCGTCCTTGCCTGGCTCATATACTAATTCAAAGTCCACATCTTGCATCTCCATGATCCATTTTTCGATTCGTGGTGGTAATTTAGCACATGCTTTGTTGAACATTGGTATTAACGGCTTGTGAGACGTAATTATCTTGAATCTTGGTGCTCCGAGAAGATATATACTGAATCTCGTTTTAGCCCATTTCACAGCCAAAGCATCTTTCTCAGTTTGGCTGTATCTTTTTTCtgcctgtgacattgacctgctGATATAGTGTATAGGTTGCAGTCCCTTGTTTGTCTTCTGGAACAGTCCAGCTGACAGTCCTTCATGAAAGCTAGCTTCAGTGCGGACTATTATCGGTTTTCTTGGGTTGAAGAATGCCATCGTGTTTTCATTCGTTATGCTGTTTTTCAGTGTCTGGAATGCGTTCTCTTCTTCAGGTCCCCACGAGAACGGAATTTCTTTCCTCGTTAACCTTCGCAACGGTGCTGTAAGTACTGCATATCTCGGAATGAATTTTGAAAGGTAACCTATCATACCTAGGAAACTTCGAACCTCTTCTCTTGATTCTGGTGCTTTACATTCTTTGACTGCCCTGACTTTCTCATAAGTAGGTTTTAGTCCATCGCTTGTGAATCTGTAGCCGTAAAATTCCAAATCTTTCACTCCAAATTGACATTTCTGTTTGTTGAATGTTATGCCAAAATCTTTTGCTCTCTGTAGTACTGCTTCTAGTGTTCTGTTGTGCTCTTCCATGTTGATGCCACCAATCAGTATGTCATCTCTCTGGTTAAGACAGAAAGGAATATCCCCAAATATTCGGAACATCGCTTCGTCGAATAAATCCTGTGATGCTTTTGCCCCAAATATCAGTCTTTTCGGCCTCATATTTCCTCATGGTGTGCTAAATGTAGCTATCGACCTGGAATCTGGATGTAACATGAGCTGGTGATATCCTTGTTTCAAGTCCATTTTTGAGAATACTTTGCAGTCATGAAATTTGTAGGTAAAATCTTCTACCACTGGCGCTTGTAAGATTCTGTTTCGCTCCATGTACCTGTTTGGAAATCGAAGATCAACACTTGCTCGGATCATATGTGGTTCAAGTTTCTCTCGGTCGATTTCTAAGTATCTTGGTTGAGGTTGAACGACAAGTGGAGAACACCAAGTCACAGGTTCTCCGGGTTGCACCGTTTCGAAAATTTCTTCTTCTATGCATTCATCTAACCATCTTTTCAGTGGTTCTTGAAGATAATAGGGAACAGGTCGTGGTTTCTGAACAACTGGTGCAGCATCAGGTTTCATCGAAAATTTCACTAAGAAGTCTTCCTTGTTTTTCTTGTCTTCGATTTTACCAATTCCTTGGAAAATATCATCATATTTCTTAAGAATCTGGCCTATCTCTGTCATCTCTTGTACGCTGAAAATGGACTTTGATTCATTCTTGTATTTCAAGCGTAATTCATTTCGCTCTTTGAATGAACCATCAGCTCTTATTTCCATCATCCCTAAATCAAATAAGGAACTTTTGCTAAGCAGTGGATGAGAATTTATCCTTCCCTTGATGACAATGAATTTTGTCTCTAATCCCCTTGTTCTGTTGCTGACAGTAGCCTTGAATTCTCCTAATACCGGTAGTTTATACTGGAGAGTGCTTAATTTTGTCTTGCAGTCTTCTAGTATAATTTCATCATAAGACTTACCTTTCAGCTTTCAATATTGATAATCATCCATTACATTCACATCTGCTCCACTATCTGGTTCAATATGGACAATTACATCATTAACTGCTACTGGTATAGTCTTGTCAAGATCTTTTACCTTGTTAACTTGAATCTTGTTACATCTAATTGTGAGATGTCGTACTGAATCATTCATTGATTCAGTATCTTCATCACTTTCGTGTTCAGTATCTGTATCATTGCTTGTATGTCTGACATCTTGTGCACCTCTGTAAGGTGTCTGTTGTTTTCTTTCTTGAAATCTATTTCTGTTACGTAATCTGCCAGATCTGCAAACTGCTGCGAAGTGGttgaatttcccgcatgtatcaCACTTTTTACCATAAGCTGGGCACTGCTCTTTTTGAAAAGGATGTTTCCTGTGGCAATATTTACAGTTTCTACTTTTGTCATTGTCTCGTTCATCTCTCGTAGCTGAAGGccttttttctgtttgtttatcctCCCAATGTCTCCTTCCTGATGACCCATGGCTTGTATTTGAAGCTTGTTGAAGTGTCCACTTTTTATGAATGACTTTGCGTACCAGGTCCGAGTTGCTCGTTGTTTGTATAATATGTTCCAGAATACGATCGTCTATATCTGGAAATTCGCACGCTAATGCCTTTTCCCTAAGCCGTGCTGCGTACTCAACAGTTCTTTCTCCACTCATGGGTCGCATTTTGAAAAAACATATCtacaataatgtttatttttcttcgGCGAAAAATATTCTGTGAGCTTGTTTTTCAGCTTCTCATATTTTGTCCCGGTTTCCGGATCCGGCAAACTTCTACTAAGTCTCTTAATTTCTGGCCCGCCGTAGATAAGTATTGCATCCGTCTTATCATCATCTTCTTGTATCCGAAAATATCTAAGCTGCCTTTCAAAATCATCCAACCATTCGTCCCATGAATCGCCCGCTGCTATGTGGTCTGCAGCATCCACTCTAAACGGTAATAAATCTAATTTTTTATTTCCTTCGCTCATAATCCTTCCGTGCTATGATTTTAAAGGCATCAATGGCTATCCATTGTCCGATTTTACTCTTGTCGCCAATATTAAATcttaaagtaattaataaataacCAGCTTCATGTTTTAACTTTAATCAGTAGATCAGGAACAACAAAAGAATGACGTTGACGACGTCGCATGGTAATGACGTcgcatatatctaaaaatagaacaatatcACAACTACGAGTAATATGAATAATACTCcgaatatttataggttattagctttatatcgggaaatatgcacgagttcttcagtggaaatattgcgcgactttaggagcgcaatattcttccgctgaagaacgagtgcatatttcccgatgcaaagctaataacctttttattacatacgcatctacacgtataaatattatgtaaatatcataaatatgttcaatagcctgaataggattgacaatacagaactaaatagaaaaaaaagtgcaacaacacacactgaattatgtCACGCAcatgatatgaaattcaggcgtcggtgtattgaaaaatattgacgtttccggtaccagtgtaacttaacggggattagaaacgagtatgtaataatgaagaaatattattattCCGGCACATCTCTATAGGTCGGTATAAGGACAGGAGGTTTGTTTAGAATCATGGCATAACTTCAATTGTATAAAGTCAAGATGTATTTCATTTGTTATGAAAACAGTCACGTAACCCAAGATTAAACTAAACAGTTTAAAGCTGTAACAAATTTAGTGCATGTTTATGTTTGATAAACAAGAAGTTTTGTATCGAGCTGAGTTCTTGGAAtatggcttttcctgttggacttttgtaCTTCCGTTTTAATTATACATAACCAATATTAAGCTACGCTCcatctgttattctccatttacTGTCATGGATGTTTAATTAcgtattcaataaataaattagCGACCTTATAAAATTCAAGCAACAATTTATCACTATGTTTTATGCAGTAAATTATCACTAATTAGTAATATTTGCACAAACTGTGCGACCAGTCACACATACACATTCAGAAAAGATTCTCTTTACTGTTTTAATTGCTGTTAGGAAACTGAGGTCGTTAccttgaaaaataaatgatacttgTAATCCATCAGTCGCGACAATTCTGACATTAAAGCTGTAGACAAATGCATCAGTCGGGATTTCCTTTCGTGACTATTACATCTGATGAGAATTTAAAAATGAGACTgaagaaaattaattaaaagtaattacatTCATTAGTAATGTAATGACTGCTTGGTATAATCATAATGAAAgaatttatatttacttttatacTTATTCGAATTGTTGTTGAATATGTTGTTGTTAAACAACATCTTGTATATTCTACAAACAATCTCCTGTAGTTAGATAATAAGAAAGTACATATTCTTAAATGTGGCAtactcaaaacaaaataatgttccTGAATCTAAATATCCGCTTTATTTGTGCATAGTACAAGCTTTAGTTAATAGTTTGTGCAGcgagttatatttttatatagtaAAACAACAATGCACATATGCCGCTCTATACAGAGCTATAAgagacaaaatacatatatacatattaacaaTGTTTCAAATCTTTATATAAAGCACTGACTTAAAACATCACTCTTTATAAAAAGGGGTGAATAGTTACACTAGACTAAAATAAGCTAAAACCTAGTCACATTGTGTACcagaatttataaatattgtttttagagTTCTTTAAAACGAGCATGGTACGGACGGTATTTACAGATAAGaaaattatatctatttacaaaataaaatacttttcctacattttgaaatataaaagcaGGGTTCCAGCAGTGTGTTTAGCTATTTCATTATTGGAGAAAAGCCATATAAACTTATCAGAGTCATTCATCTGTTCAAATGTGGCAAAACTATTTTTCGCAGCATTGTATAATTTATCTCTTAACTGCTTATATAACGGACAGTAaagtattacatgtttttcatcttccaCACAGttcttacaatgaaaacaagttcTTGCATTAACATCTAGGTTCTCATATCTACCAGTCTCCAATTTCAGTGGAGCTACCCCACATCGAAACTTTGCCATGGCACTTCTGAAATGAGACGGAATAGtagatttcaaataattttctgTATCAAAATCACTTTTAAATAATCTATATGTCCGTAGTTTATTATTTCCATTACCTCTTTGTGATTCTACTTTATTCAATGCATCCTTCCATCCCTGAACCTCAACCTCTACCAATTTGTTTTCTACTGCTTTAACACAACTTTTACCATTTGGTGATGGCAAATCTTTGATGTGGAAAAGGCTCGTTTGTTCTAACATTTTACACATACGAAATATATAGGCTGAAGAAAGCTATAGTTAATAGTTTTGTGCATTGTGTAAGAAAGCTTTAGTTTATAGTTTGTGCATCGAGTTATATAGGTTGAAGAAAGCTTTAGTTAATAGTTTTGTGCATTGTGTAAGAAGGCTTTAGTTAATAGTTTGTGCATCGGTTTATATAGGTTGAAGAAAGCTTTAGTTATAGTTTTGTGTATTGTGTTATAACGGATGAAGAAAGCTTTAGTTAATAATTGTGTGCATTATGTTATAAAGATAAGTAGTACGATCAAACTTGAAATAAGCATAGCACAAAGGTAGAGTTTACCTTTAGCTTAAGCAAATATGTTGTTATGTAATTCAGAAATGTTTATATACTTAGAATGGGTGCAATTATTCGGACATTACTATTTCAACATACAGTTTGGTTCGTCTTTCGCTTACATAATTTAGAAGCCGTCCTAATGAAAATACATTATGATAATACACATACTACAGGTCATTTGTAAACCTTTCTTAATGTCAAGGCTACCTGCTTTCATAAGAAGTCGTTTCCGTACAATATATCGCCTGTCATCTGAATCTCAGTACAGCCGTTGTAGCACATATATCTGTTAAAACAATACTGAAACGAATGTAGGCCTTCACGTTTGACAAGCATATACGCAGTAGACGGTCCTGTTCTCACTTTCAGACGGATACAGTAGACAAtgagcctgcccgcttagctcagtaggtagaacgttggtctacggatcacggggtcatgagttcgatcctcgggcgcggcatatgttctccgcgactatttgataaacgacattgtgtctgaaatcattagtcctccatctctgattcatgtggggaagttggcagttacttgcggagaacaggtttgtactggtacagaatccaggaacactgttgaaaaacggcgttaaacccaaaacaaacaaacaaacaaacaaacagtagaCATTGGACAGATATTAAAGCAAATATGTTTTTAACCTCTCTGAAAGAGTGTACGTAAAGTGCTATGACAAATTACTAGTACACAATAATAGAATAGGCCGATTTTATTTATGATCGttctcattatttatttattcatgatAGATGATGGAGATGAAAAGAAAACGCTTTGCAGTGTAAAATGTTGCTTGtctttctttcacatttttttattcagttgTAATTCATTCAGTTGTAATTGTAAACAATGTAAGCTTGTAATAAccatttgatatatattgcaaTTAGCAATAAAGGGGAAAAAGCCAGCTTCAACATATTACAAAACACGACTTTTAGTGATTCTTGCTAGTCACAACAAATTACGTTACAGACATTAAACATCTTTATGAATGGTGTCGGCCtagtacaatttctccttctttgctgtatagtaaaacaagcacttttggacatggattgtgaattttacaacaaaattgcagcattgactgctctgtatttctgaagagtaatactatcccagccaatatatcacagaaaaacaccaccatcaacaatgaacttttttgctacacatcaaagtatctaatccatgtttaaatttcacacTGACATCTGTTATGGCCGCCAGTCtagtgtagttttttaatccttccacacagaaatgtagtcctgaaaaacacacataaaacaagtGTTAAAggcatcagaaatgacaaaaaaaatgtacatagtatcaataaatacatttggaatttaacatgtcaaagtagggatagcgtcaAATTGgaaacttcaaaattttaaagaacaacttcctaggatacaacgacccggaagtacttcaataccgggttGACACCTAAATACCAGATCAAAATAGATTTAAGTGGAAACCTACTCGACTTTTTCACTGTTGGATAGTTATCCTCGTTTCTGTTTTTCTTACATGTCATGCCTTATATTGCCATTGTGTGTGTTAGGGATTAATCTGGATTTACACTGCCCCTTGATTTTAGAACTTGGGATTAGGGGTAAGGTTAGGTgtaccataaaccggttaaagctcTAAGTGGTGGTTTGCTTTGTACAAGCGTGTGTGATGGGCGTGTGCACGTCCACTTGTTGGTTTGCGGTGTGGGAAGGCTCTGTTTTGGAACGTGGTTTTCCATGTTGAATATCtatccttgtttttttgtttggtttatgtTATAGTCACGATATCAAAATGAACACCAACGTGAAAGTTTTACTTCAAATAGCACTGAGACGATTTTTACGTATAACGAGCTTTTGCAATTTGACAGTATTGTCTAGTAATTGAATGAACAGTTTCGTCAAAGTCTTATTAAAGCAAGTTTTCTGAGTATTTAACGCTTTAAATGTAACTTAAAATCACTGAACGATTTCATATTGCTTACACATATCTGTGCAGGGAAACTAATAGCGTTTCTGTCTGCAGGATTTAGATTATGGAAGGAAGATATCTGTATAGAGTGAAAGTGACATAAGGGGTATAGATTTGGCTTTAGATGCATGCTTACTTTCGCGTTTACtatacatacataattatattatatgaaaatacATTTCTTCCTCTTTCAACATATCTTAGACTACTGGACTTTCGTATGCATTCTTTCTATGTATTGTGGTTTATTTGCTTTCATACAACTTCCATTGAAATATTACTTATTTTCAAACATCTTCTTCAAATATAATCTATTACCTAGAATCTGTACTTAAGTACCCTGTAGAAGAGATATCTTCTTCCTTTAGCGCTTGACAATCAAAGTAACGAAAGCAGACCTtcagtttaaatgaaatttaatgtgAAATATTATCGTATAAAGATctatatttttttagattaagTTTTACTCAATCTTACATCTGTAGGATCTTAATTTATTTACGACATTTTGTTGGTTTGTACAAGTTTATGTCAATCGGTTATACCACAAAGCGTCACCCAGCGACGACTTCGATATTTTAATTAAGTGTAAAATTTCGATgattaaaagatatatttgtaaGCGAAAATCCAAACTTTTTCAAGTAAAAGTAATTTAGAAGAAAGTATTTTGAAACGCTTCTATTTCATGTTTTTAGACACGTCCTACATTTTAATTGGCTGAAATACATACGTTTGCGCAGTTTAGACCAATTTtgaattctaaatattttttatttcacaacATACATACATTATGCCGAATTTACATCAACGTGTGAAGACTTTCCTTTCATATAATGTGATTTTTATGTACTGAAATAGTTTGTGttccatttttacagtttttgccAACGTATGCTACAACAATGACACACCAATAGAGCCACTTTGATGATAAGCACCTTGCAAGTGTTAaacattaaaatcaaatcataaactgtTTTCGAGCAGAGAaagtaatattgttttattttggatTATTTATAAAAGTGTGTACCAAAAAAATTATAGCGATTACGGTTAAACGTTATGAATTTAAATGCCTACATAAATAAAGATCGTTGTAGCGGCATCTATACTTCCTTTTACTTGAACGATGAAAAGTTTTTAAGTAATTAGAGTGCAATAAATGTATCAGATCTTACACCATGAAGCAACGTTTAAGTTCTCGATGAAGTATTCCTCTTAGGCATTTTGTATAGTCCTGTTTGAATACCTTGGATCATTAATGCAACAATATTAACGCAAAAAAGAATTTAGAATTCATGCCAAGTGAATACAAAGGTCAACATATTTACAACATTCAGCATAATTCATACCATGCTGGCGTACAGGTCGATATAACAACAACACTAACATCAACatcattcaacacaaaatatgtCTTGCTCATGAACTAACCAGCA carries:
- the LOC123545257 gene encoding uncharacterized protein K02A2.6-like, which translates into the protein MRPKRLIFGAKASQDLFDEAMFRIFGDIPFCLNQRDDILIGGINMEEHNRTLEAVLQRAKDFGITFNKQKCQFGVKDLEFYGYRFTSDGLKPTYEKVRAVKECKAPESREEVRSFLGMIGYLSKFIPRYAVLTAPLRRLTRKEIPFSWGPEEENAFQTLKNSITNENTMAFFNPRKPIIVRTEASFHEGLSAGLFQKTNKGLQPIHYISRSMSQAEKRYSQTEKDALAVKWAKTRFSIYLLGAPRFKIITSHKPLIPMFNKACAKLPPRIEKWIMEMQDVDFELVYEPGKDEADPIGYLSQHPLSETEPDDTDHTIKMIVDNEHGPMLERVKSATSKDDILQDVLDRMRRNDWKMHKKRPEIKPYYLVRHDLYRSQGMILRNRQIVVPEKLQNVVVKAAHSMGHFGITETKQMLRTKYWFPCLNGLVEDAISRCYHCQISTVEQKQEPIKPSEIPETEWHTVSMDFGGPYPDGHYNLVIIDKRTRYLVVEQTRSTSGRVTCEKLRGIFATYGVPARLESDNGPPFNSVEFKEFSQEMGFYHHRVTPEHPRANGEAERFMKVLNKTEKIAHIEKRSSYSAIQQMLMGYRSTPHPATGYSPYEAMMKRSVRTLLDHFPSIKPNIETMEKEITTKDREYKKKWEKQQRKTPNGQDGQEAPV